ACCGCCTCGCACGTCTCCATGCGGGACGACTTCGAGATCACGGTGGCGGAGGTGGACGTCGCGGTCGAGGCGGCGCTCGCCGCCGGGGCGTACGGCGCCCGGATGACCGGCGGCGGCTTCGGCGGCTGCGTACTGGCCCTGGTCGACACCGAGCGGGTGGAGGCGGTCGCGACCGCCGTCGCGGACGCGTACGCCGAGCGGGGCTTCACCGCCCCGCACTCATGGCCGGTGCTCCCCACCCCCGGCGCCCACCGCCTCCCCTGAGGGGTAAGGAAGGGCCCCCTCCTATCGTTTCTCGTATAGGAAGGGGCCCTTCTTAACGTGGGTCAGTTGGTGTCGACGATCATTCCGGCGGCGACCGTACGGTTGGTGGTTTCGTCGATCAGGATGAAACCGCCGGTGGTGCGGTTGCGCCGGTACTCGTCGGCGAGGAGCGGGACGGTCGTACGCAGGCGGACGCGGCCGATCTCGTTGAGTCCGAGTTCGGTGGCGGTCTCGTCGCGGTGCAGCGAGTTCACGTCGAGTCGGTAGTGCAGTCCGCGTACGACCGTCCGGGCCGACCGGGTGGTGTGCTTGATGGCGTACTTGCCGCCGGGGCGCAGTGGTTGGCTCTCGTCCATCCAGCAGATCATGGCTTCGATGTCCTGGGCGACCGCTGGGGCGTTGTTCGGCCGGCAGATCAGGTCGCCCCGGGAGATGTCGATCTCGTCGGTCAGCCGGACCGTGACCGACATCGGTGGGAACGCCTCGGCGACCGGGCCGTCCGCGGTCTCGATGCCGGCGATGCGGGAGGTGAATCCGGACGGGAGCACCATGACCTCGTCGCCGGGCTTGAGTACGCCGGAGGCGACCTGTCCGGCGTAGCCCCGGTAGTCGGTGACCGTGGTCGACTGCGGTCGGATCACGTACTGCACCGGGAAACGTACGTCGACCAGGTTCCGGTCCGAGGCGATGTGTACCCGTTCGAGGTGGTGCAGCAGCGACGGGCCCTCGTACCAGGGGGTGTGTTCGGAGCGGGTGACGATGTTGTCGCCGTGCAGGGCGGAGATCGGCACCACGGTCAGGTCCGGTACCTCGAGTTTCGCGGCGAACGCGGTGAACTCGTCGGAGATTCGCTCGAACACGTCCTGCGACCAGTCGACCAGGTCCATCTTGTTCACGCAGAGGACCAGGTGCGGCACCCGTAACAGGGAGCAGAGGAACGCGTGTCGCCGGGACTGTTCGACGAGTCCTTTTCTGGCGTCGACCAGGATCAGGGCCAGGTCGGCGGTGGAGGCGCCGGTGACCATGTTCCGGGTGTACTGGATGTGCCCGGGGGTGTCGGCGATGATGAACTTCCGCCTCGGGGTGGCGAAGTACCGGTGCGCCACGTCGATCGTGATGCCCTGCTCACGCTCGGCCCGTAGTCCGTCGGTCAGCAACGCCAGGTTGGTGTATTCGTCGCCACGGGCCGCGGACACCGCCTCCACCGCCGCCAACTGGTCGGTGAACAGCGACTTCGTGTCGTAGAGCAGCCGGCCGATCAGGGTCGACTTGCCGTCGTCGACGCTGCCCGCGGTGGCGAACCGTAACAGGTCCATCGCCCGCCCCTCGGGCGCCGCGCCCTCGGCCACCGGAAACGCGGTCGTGCTCATCAGAAGTAGCCTTCCCGTTTGCGGTCTTCCATGGCGGCCTCGCTGACCCGGTCGTCGCCCCGGGTCGCCCCACGCTCGGTGATCCGGGTCGCGGCGACCTCCTCGATGACCAGCTCCACCGTGTCGGCGTCGGAGCGGACCGCCGCCGTGCACGACGCGTCGCCGACCGTGCGGTAACGCACCTGCGCCTTGAACGGTTCCTCCGCGCCTCTCGGCCGGATGAACTCGTTCACCGCGTACAGCATCCCGTCCCGCTCGACCACCAACCGCTCGTGGGCGTAGTAGATCGACGGCAGCGCCAACCGCTCCCGGGCGATGTAGTGCCAGATATCCAGCTCGGTCCAGTTCGACAACGGGAACACCCGGATCGACTCACCCGGATGATGCCGACCGTTGTACAACGACCACAGCTCCGGCCGCTGGTTCTTCGGATCCCACTGACCGAAGTCGTCCCGGAAACTGAACACCCGCTCCTTGGCCCGGGCCTTCTCCTCGTCCCGCCGCGCCCCACCGAACAACGCGTCGAACCGGTACTTCTCCACCGCGGCCAGCAACACCGGCGTCTGGATCCGGTTACGCATCCCGTCCGCCGACTCCCGGACCAGACCCGCTTCCAGGGCTTCGGGCACGCTCGCGACCACAAGTTGCAGGCCGAGTTCGGCCACCCGCTGGTCCCGGTAGTCCAACACCTCGGCGAAGTTGTGTCCGGTGTCGACGTGCATCACCGGGAACGGGATCCGGGCCGGAGCGAACGCCTTCTGGGCCAACCGGAGCATCACGATCGAGTCCTTGCCACCAGAGAAGAGCAGGACCGGCCGTTCCAGTTCGGCGACCACCTCACGCATCACGAAGATGCTCTCGGCCTCCAGGGCGTCCAGATGCGACACCCGGTACGCCGCCGTGCCGCTCATCTCGCGCGCCCGCTGCATCGGCTTCTCATGGGCATTCCAGACCTTTCCGGTCGGTCAACTCCCGATATCGGGCCTAGGCTACCCGGAGGTGCCTCCGCAACGCTGCGAGCAACCCGGTAGCAAGATCTTTACGACATACCACCAGATCCGGCAACCGGGGATCAGCCCCGTTGTATTTCAGCGCAGAACCATCGATTCGGGAAGCGTGCAGCCCAGTGGCCGTCGCCACAGCCACCGGAGCCGCCGAGTCCCACTCGTACTGGCCACCGGCGTGCACGTACGCGTCGACCTCACCACTGATCACCGCCGCGATCTTCGCCCCCGCCGACCCCATCGGCACCAACTCCGCGCCAACCTCGTCGGCCAACTCGGTCAGGAACGCCGGCGGCCGGCTCCGACTCGCCGCCAACCGGATCGTCCGACCCCCCGGTGCCGTCGCGGCCAGCAACGTCATCGGCGGGTACGCCGGCGGATGGTCCGTACCGAGCACCCGGTGCTGCGCCGGCAGCGCCACCGCCCCACCGACCAACCCGTGCGCGGTCGCCGCCGTACGTGCCCAGAGCGCCACGTGCACCGCCCAGTCGGAGCGCCCCTCCTCGGAGAACTCCCGCGTCCCGTCCAACGGATCGACGATCCACACCCGGTCGGCGGCGAACCTCGGCGGCGCCGACGGCCCCAGATCGGTCGCCCAGGCCTGACGTGCCCCCTCGTCCTCCTCCGAGAGCACCGCGTCCGCCGGCCGCCAACGGGCCAACTCGGTACGGAGCAGATCGTGCGAGATCTTGTCCCCCGCCGCCTTGAGCGCGCCCGGATCCGCGTGCCCCATCTCGGCCCGCAGCTCCATCAACGCGTCCCCGGCCCGCGCCGCCAACCAGCGGGCAAACGCTCCGTCGATCACCGGTGGGGTGCCCATCAGCGGACTCCAGGGGTCGGGACGGCCTGAACCGCCGCACCACGAACGATCACTGACCGCCTCCTCAACCGACGGAATCCGCCTCCCCGGCCCTGCCGGCACCCTACCGCCGGCCCGGCCAGATCAGGCGCCGTGGTACGCGTTTTGCGTCCACTCCAGCCCCCGCAGGATCACCGACTCCACCGCGTCGGCCGCCCGGTCCACCTGAAACTCCAACTCCTTGCGCTCGGCCGCGGAGAAATCCGAGAGCACGTAGTCCGCCGGATCCTGCCGCCCCGGGGGTCGGCCGACCCCGAACCGGACCCGGACGTACTCCTTCGTCGCGAGCGACTTCGACATCGAACGCAGCCCGTTGTGGCCACCCTCGCCGCCACCACACTTCACCCGCAACTGCCCGTACGGAATGTCCAGCTCGTCGTGCACCGCGATCACCTGCGCCGGCGGCACCTTGTAGAACTGGGCCAACGCCGCCGCGGGACCACCAGAGAGATTCATGTACGTCAGCGGCTTCACCAGCACCAGCTTCGGCCCACCGAACCCGAGCCGCCCCTCGGCGACATCCGCCACCGTCCGCTTGTGCCGGCCGAACTTGCCCCCCACCCGGGCGGCCAACAGGTCGACGACCATGAACCCGACATTGTGCCGATTACCGGCGTACTCCCGACCGGGGTTACCGAGCCCGACCAGCAGCCACGGAAAGGTCTCGTCCGCCACACCCGTCTCCCCACACGCCCAGTGATATGCCAACAGGCGCCCCCGAACCGGTCGGGGGCGCCTGCGTCACAACAACTATCAGGCTTGCGCCGAAGCCTCGGCGGTCTCGCCCTCGGCACCCTCGGCGGTCTCGCCCTCGGCGGCTTCCTCGCCCTCGGCAGCCTCCTCGGCCTCCTCGGCCGGCGCCTCCTCGACAACCCCGGCGCCCTCGGCCTCGAGCTGCTCGGCGGTCGGCGCACCGGTGATCACCACGAGCACCGAGGCCGGGTCCGCCACCAGCTCCACGCCCTGCGGCAGCTTCACGTCGCCGGCGGTGATCTGCGTGCCCGCCTCCAGGCCCTCGATCGAGACCTCGATGCTCTCCGGCAGCCGGGTCGCGTCGGCACTCACCGAGAGGGTGTCGTGCTCGTGCATGACCAGCGTGTCGCGGGCCGCCTCGCCCGTGAGCTGCACCGCGATGTCGACGGTGACCTTCTCGCCCCGGCGGACCAGGAGCAGGTCGATGTGCTCGAAGGTGTCCTTGATCGGGTCACGCTGGATCGCCTTCGGCAGGGCGAGCGCCTGGGTGCCGTCGCTCACCTCGATGGCGAAGAGCTGGTTCGCGCCGCCACGACGGATCGCCGCGGCGAACTCACGCGCCGGAAGCGCGATGTGCTTGGGGGCCTCGCCGTGGCCATACAGCACGGCTGGCACCTTGCCGGCCCGACGGGTACGACGGGCACCACCCTTGCCGAACTCGGTACGGGGCTCGGCGCTGATCTTTACCTCGGACACGGGGAAACTCCTGATATCGTCGCTACGGCGGAACGTCGGCTGGCGGTGCTGGGGCGAGGGGCTCGCTGGGGCTCTGCGTGCAGAGCACTCCCCGGAGCACCGCGTCGATGACGGGCCCTCCGTGCGGCGCTTCTATCAGCGGCCCGCTGGGCACCCTCGCCGTGGCAACCGCACTATTCTACCCGAGGTCCGACGAAGCATTCAGCCGGTACCCCTGGTAATCACGCTGGCCCCGCTCCGCGGGGGCCAGCGCCCACCAGAAACGACCTCAGCTCAGTCCGCCGAAGAGCGTCGTCACCGATCCGTCGTCGAAGACCTCCCGGATCGCCCGCGCCAGCAGCGGCGCGATCGACAAGACCGTGATCTTGTCCAACTGCTTCTCCGGCGGCAACGGCAACGTATTGGTCACGATCACCTCGCTGATCCGGCTGTTCTTCAACCGCTCGATCGCCGGATCGGAAAGCAACGCGTGAGTCGACGCGACGATCACATCCGAGGCACCCGAGTCGTACAGGATGTCCGCGGCCTTACGAATCGTGCCGCCAGTGTCGATCATGTCGTCGACGACCAGGCAGACCCGGTCCTCCACGTCACCGACCACCCGGTTCGCCACCACCTGGTTCGGCTTCAGCGGATCACGGGTCTTGTGGATGAACGCCAACGGGCAACCACCCAGCCGGTCGGTCCACCGCTCCGCCACCCGGACCCGCCCCGAGTCCGGTGCGACCACCGTCATCGGCCGGCCGGCGTACTGGCGCTCGACGTACTCGGCCAGGATGTCCATCGCGAACAGGTGATCCACCGGCCCGTCGAAGAACCCCTGGATCTGCGCCGTGTGCAGGTCGACCGTGAGGATGCGGTTCGCGCCCGCCGTCTTCAGCAGGTCCGCCACCAGCCGGGCCGAGATCGGCTCCCGCCCCCGGTGCTTCTTGTCCTGCCGGGCGTACGGGTAGAACGGCAACACCACCGTGATCCGCTTCGCCGAACCGCGCTTCAACGCGTCGACCATGATCAGGGTTTCCATCACCCAGCGGTTCACGCCATGCGTCACGGACTGGACGACAAACGCGTCCGAACCACGCACCGACTCCTTGAACCGTACGAAGATCTCACCGTTGGCGAACTCGTACGAGTCGGAGGGCGTCGGCGCCACCCCCAGTACCTCGCCGATCTCCTTCGCCAACTCCGGGAAGCCCCGCCCGGAGAAGAGCATCAGGCTCTTGCGGTTTTCGGCGACGATGCTGCCCATCGGCTCGTCTGCTCCCGTTAATCGGTGGTTCCCGGCAGTGGACCAGGGACTATTCGGTTGCAGTATCTCCCTTGGCCGGACCGACGCCACCCGCATCGGTCGTCACGTGGGTTGCCTCACCCTGGCTTGCGCCGCCGACCCCCGAGGGTGCGTCCTCCGCCGCCCCGACCCGGCCACCCGCCACCCGCTCCTGAGCGCGTTCCGCGGCCTCCGCCGAGCGGGTACCAGCCCGCCGTCGGGCCACCCAACCCTCGATGTTGCGCTGCCGGCCCCGGGCCACACCGAGCGCCCCCGCCGGCACGTCCTTGTCGATCGCGCTGCCCGCCGCCACGTACGCCCCCGGGCCCACCTCGACCGGGGCCATCAGGGTGGTGTCACAGCCGACGAAGGCCGCCTCGCCGACCGTGGTGCGATGCTTGGCCACCCCGTCGTAGTTGACGAAGATCGTCGCCGCGCCGATGTTGGCCCTGGCCCCGATGGTGGCGTCACCCACGTACGACAGGTGCGGCACCTTCGCGCCGGCCCCGACCTCGGAGTTCTTCACCTCTACGAACGTACCCACCTTGGCCTGTTCGGCAAGTCGGGCGGCCGGACGCAGGTAGGCGTACGGCCCCACGCTGGCCCGGGGACCGATCTCCGCGCTGACCGCGTGGCTACGCAGTACCGTCGCGTCGGGGCCGACGCTGGTGTCGATCAGGGTCACGTCCGGCCCGACCACCGCCCCGGCGGCCACCGTCGTCGCCCCGCGCAGTTGCGTGTTCTGGTCCACCACCGCGTCCCGCTCGAGTGTGACGGTGACGTCGATCCAGGTGGTCGCCGGATCGAGCAGCGTCACCCCGGCCCGCATCCAGCCGGTGTTCACCCGGTCGCGCAGCAGCGTACGGAGACCGGCCAGTTCGACCCGGTCGTTGCAGCCGAGAGTCTCGGTGGCGTCCGGCGCCACGTGCACCACCACCGGCTCACCCGTCGCCACCAGGAGGCCGAAGACGTCGGTCAGGTACTCCTCGCCCTGGTCGTTGTCGGTGGAGAGCTTGCCGAGCGTGTCCCGCAGGCGGGACACGTCAAAGGCGTAGATACCGGCGTTGATCTCGCGGAGAGCGCGCTGGGCGGGGGTCGCGTCGCGCTCCTCGACGATCTGCTCCAGCCGTCCGGCCTCGTCACGGACGATCCGTCCCAGGCCGGTCGGGTCGGCGACCTCGGCGGCGAGCACGGTCGCCGCGGCCCCCGCCGCCTCGTGCGCCTCGACCAGCGCGGCGACGGTCTCGGGCCGGAGCAGCGGCGCGTCGCCGTTGATCACGATTACGGTGCCGGTCTGGTCGGGTGCCGCGTCGAGCGCCATGCGTACGGCGTGGCCGGTGCCACGCTGCTCGGCCTGGAGGACCGGACTGGCGTCGGGCGCCAACTCGGCGAGGTGCGCGGTGACCTGCTCGGCGCCGTGTCCGACCACGACCAGGGTGCGGTCCGCGGCGAGCGGCGCGGCCGCCGCCAGCACATGACCGAGCAGGGTACGGCCGAGCAAGGGATGCAGGACCTTGGGCAGTGCCGACTTCATCCGCTTGCCCTCGCCAGCGGCGAGAACGACGATGGTGCGGACGCGGGGCTGGGACACGAGAAGCTCCCGTCAGAGCGGTTGGCAGTCTGCGGCCCCATGCTAACCGCGCACCGGTGACCGGTCGCCGGGTTCCCCCGTACCGAACGAATCGGACTTAGAGGTACAGCTCGGCCGCCAGGGTTCGAACCTGAAATACGGGTACCAAAGACCCGGGTGTTGCCAATTACACCACGGCCGAAGGCAAAGCAGTGTCAGCCTAGCGCCTCGGCCGACCCCTGGCCGAATCGCTTTAGCGCCTCGGCCGCCAACGCCCGGTTCACGCCCTCGATCCTCCAGTAGAGTTCCCTGCTTCCTGGCACGTCAATCACCAGGCAGCCGCGATAGAGCTCGTCGGTGTTACGGCGGTTCGTCGTCGGCCGGTGGCGCTTGAGCGTAGGTGCCCGCACCCGGTCGACCGGTAGTCCGAGCACCTCGATCCACCACGACGTCGCCGCCTCCACATCCGCCGACTCGTGAATGCTGAGCCGGTAGCTCGGCGTCCGGCGGTCAACCCCGCACGCGTCGAGAAAACGCAGAAAGAGCGCCAACAGCCCCGGATCGCTGTTGGTGAACGTCAAACGGTCGTTGCGCCGCCAAGGCTTCGACTTGCTCCCCTCACACCAGTAGATGGCGGCCCCGATCAGCAACAGCTCGCGTTCGCTCAACCTGCCGAGTCGATCCACCTCCGCCGCGTGTACCGCCGCCTGCCGCTCGTCCCGCTCCCGGCGGTGCTCCGCCCAACGGGCGTCGGTCATTCGCCGCGAATGTGCCTGGCGCCGCCGCGCCCGGGGCGAGTCGGGGTCGAGCGGCAGGTGCTTGACCCACTGGTAGGCGGTCGACTTGGCGACGTCGAGTTCGGTGGCGATCTCGGTGACCGACCAGCCCTCCTCCCGCAGGCGCAGCGCGCGGGCGCGCACCTCGTCCTTGGCGTTCGGGCGCCGCGTCCAGTCGGGGGCCGGGACGCCGCGCAGCAGCTCGTACAGCCGGTCCTTGCCGATGCCCAGGCGGGCCCGGATCTGGCCCACGGAAAGGCCTTCGACGGTGCGCAGCCGTCGGGCTTCGGCGGCGAGTTCATCGGTCATGACCAGCACGTTAGGACAGACGTACGACGCGTTTCGTCAAGACCTCATAGGGAACTCCCAGAACTCACCCATGGCGACTTACGGTGCCGTAAGTTACGGTGACGTAGGCGTAACTTCGGGATCTCATCCCCCGTCCCACTCATCGAGGTGCCATGTCGACCACCCTGACCGAACCGCCCGCCGCAACCGCCGACAGAGGCCCCAAGCCGCTCACCGAAGGCAAGCAGCCGGTGGCCATCCTGATCGCCCTCTGGTCCTTCGTGATCGTGCCGTTCCTCGCCCTCATCGCCGCCGTTCCGGTGGCCTGGGGCGGCTGGCTGACCTGGACCGACCTCGCGATCGGCGGGGTGTGGTACGTGGTTTCCGGACTCGGCATCACGGTCGGCTTCCACCGCTACTTCACCCACGGCTCGTTCAAGGCCAAGCGGTGGCTACGGGTGACGCTCGCGGTGGCGGGTTCGTTCGCGGTCCAGGGCAACATCACCCAGTGGGTGGCCGACCACCGGCGTCACCACGCCTTTTCCGACGTCGAGGGCGACCCGCACTCGCCGTGGAGGTTCGGCGAGAGTGTGTGGGGCCTGACCAAGGGCCTCTTCTTCGCCCACATGGGCTGGCTGTTCCACCGCGAACTCTCCAACCGGGCGCGGTTCGCCCCGGACCTGTTGGCTGACAAGGACATCGACCGGGTGGACCGGCTCTTCCCGCTGCTGGTGAGCATCTCGCTGCTCACTCCGGCGGCCATCGGCGGCCTGGTCACCTGGTCCTGGCAGGGCGCGCTGACCGCGTTCTTCTGGGCCGGTCTGGTCCGGATCGGGCTGCTGCACCACGTGACCTGGTCGATCAACTCGGTCTGCCACGTCTACGGCGAGCGCCCGTTCGAGGTGCGCCAGGGCGACAAGGCGTCGAACTTCTGGCCGCTGGCGATCCTCTCCTTCGGTGAGAGCTGGCACAACCTGCACCACGCCGACCCGACCAGCGCCCGGCACGGGGTGCTGCGTGGCCAGGTGGACATCTCGGCGCGGGTGATCTGGGCGTTCGAGAAGGCCGGTGCGGCGTTCGACGTACGGTGGCCGAAGCCGGAACGGATCGCGGCGAAACTGGTGAAACCGGCCGTACCGCAGTGATCAGGCCGCGCCGGGGCGCGTCACGGGTGGCGCCACCTGGCAGGATGGCCGGGTGACAGAGAGCCCGAGCACGAGCGGGGGCAACGGGCGGGGGCGACCGCCGACGGCGCCGGCCAAGCCAAATTCCCGGGTACGGATGTCCGCGGCGCAGCGCCGCGAGCAACTGATCTCCATCGGGCGACAGATCTTCGCCGAGCGCGGTTTTGACGCCACCTCCATCGAGGAGGTGGCGTCCCGCGCGAAGGTCTCCAAGCCGGTGGTCTACGAGCATTTCGGTGGCAAGGAGGGCCTCTACGCGGTTGTCGTCGACCGGGAGGTCCGGGCCCTGCTCGACCGGGTGGCGGCCGCGTTGACGGCGGGTCATCCACGGGAGTTGCTGGAGCAGGCCGCGCTGGCGCTGCTCGGCTACATCGAGGAGGAGACCAGCGGTTTCCGGGTGTTGGTCCGGGAGTCGCCGGTGATGTCGGCGACGGGCAACTTCAGCAGCGTGCTCAACGACGTGGCGCACCAGGTGGAGCACATTCTGGGGGCGGAGTTCAAGAGTCGTGGCTACGACCCGAAGCTGGCCGAGTTGTACGCGCAGGCGCTGGTGGGGATGGTGGCGTTGACCGGGCGCTGGTGGCTGGAGGTACGCAAGCCGCGTAAGGAGACGGTGGCCGCGCATCTGGTCAACCTGGCCTGGCACGGGCTTTCGCATCTGGAGGCGAAGCCGACGTTGCTGACCCGCCGGGGCCGTTGACCCCGGCCCGGCTCAGGCCGGGGCGGGTGCGGTCAGCCGGCGGGGTCGGTTGATGCGGTGCGGCGGTACTCACGTTCGGCTTCGGCGCGGGCCGGTGGGCCGACCTTGTCGTAAAGGCCGGTGGCGAGCGTCACCAGGCCGAAGATCATTGACACCACGACCGTGGCCACGGAGAAGTTGAGGATGTTGGCCTCGGTCTGGAGCACGGTCAGCATGACGAGTCCGACGACGAGGAAGACCACCCCGGCGGTGAGGTTCATGAAGTGGCCGAGGTTGCCTCGTTGGGAGGCGCCGATCAGGATCACGATGCCGAAGAGCACCGATACCAGCGAGAAGGCCAGGTTGGTACGGAGTCCGAGGGCGTACACGTCGTCGCGGCCGAAGAGTGAGTTGCCGGCGGTCTCGACGAGGCCGAAGATCCCGAAGATCAGGATGTAGAGCCCGACGAGCCCGGAGAGGACCCGGTAGAGCGGGCGCGCCGGGTGGTTGATGGGGATGTGAGCCATCGACCTCTCCTCCCGTACTGGTGACGATTCTTCCGAATTGTCGCCCAGATCGGG
The Micromonospora pisi DNA segment above includes these coding regions:
- a CDS encoding sulfate adenylyltransferase subunit 1, giving the protein MSTTAFPVAEGAAPEGRAMDLLRFATAGSVDDGKSTLIGRLLYDTKSLFTDQLAAVEAVSAARGDEYTNLALLTDGLRAEREQGITIDVAHRYFATPRRKFIIADTPGHIQYTRNMVTGASTADLALILVDARKGLVEQSRRHAFLCSLLRVPHLVLCVNKMDLVDWSQDVFERISDEFTAFAAKLEVPDLTVVPISALHGDNIVTRSEHTPWYEGPSLLHHLERVHIASDRNLVDVRFPVQYVIRPQSTTVTDYRGYAGQVASGVLKPGDEVMVLPSGFTSRIAGIETADGPVAEAFPPMSVTVRLTDEIDISRGDLICRPNNAPAVAQDIEAMICWMDESQPLRPGGKYAIKHTTRSARTVVRGLHYRLDVNSLHRDETATELGLNEIGRVRLRTTVPLLADEYRRNRTTGGFILIDETTNRTVAAGMIVDTN
- the cysD gene encoding sulfate adenylyltransferase subunit CysD: MSGTAAYRVSHLDALEAESIFVMREVVAELERPVLLFSGGKDSIVMLRLAQKAFAPARIPFPVMHVDTGHNFAEVLDYRDQRVAELGLQLVVASVPEALEAGLVRESADGMRNRIQTPVLLAAVEKYRFDALFGGARRDEEKARAKERVFSFRDDFGQWDPKNQRPELWSLYNGRHHPGESIRVFPLSNWTELDIWHYIARERLALPSIYYAHERLVVERDGMLYAVNEFIRPRGAEEPFKAQVRYRTVGDASCTAAVRSDADTVELVIEEVAATRITERGATRGDDRVSEAAMEDRKREGYF
- a CDS encoding 3'(2'),5'-bisphosphate nucleotidase CysQ, translated to MGTPPVIDGAFARWLAARAGDALMELRAEMGHADPGALKAAGDKISHDLLRTELARWRPADAVLSEEDEGARQAWATDLGPSAPPRFAADRVWIVDPLDGTREFSEEGRSDWAVHVALWARTAATAHGLVGGAVALPAQHRVLGTDHPPAYPPMTLLAATAPGGRTIRLAASRSRPPAFLTELADEVGAELVPMGSAGAKIAAVISGEVDAYVHAGGQYEWDSAAPVAVATATGLHASRIDGSALKYNGADPRLPDLVVCRKDLATGLLAALRRHLRVA
- the pth gene encoding aminoacyl-tRNA hydrolase, which codes for MADETFPWLLVGLGNPGREYAGNRHNVGFMVVDLLAARVGGKFGRHKRTVADVAEGRLGFGGPKLVLVKPLTYMNLSGGPAAALAQFYKVPPAQVIAVHDELDIPYGQLRVKCGGGEGGHNGLRSMSKSLATKEYVRVRFGVGRPPGRQDPADYVLSDFSAAERKELEFQVDRAADAVESVILRGLEWTQNAYHGA
- a CDS encoding 50S ribosomal protein L25/general stress protein Ctc, whose translation is MSEVKISAEPRTEFGKGGARRTRRAGKVPAVLYGHGEAPKHIALPAREFAAAIRRGGANQLFAIEVSDGTQALALPKAIQRDPIKDTFEHIDLLLVRRGEKVTVDIAVQLTGEAARDTLVMHEHDTLSVSADATRLPESIEVSIEGLEAGTQITAGDVKLPQGVELVADPASVLVVITGAPTAEQLEAEGAGVVEEAPAEEAEEAAEGEEAAEGETAEGAEGETAEASAQA
- a CDS encoding ribose-phosphate diphosphokinase, which encodes MGSIVAENRKSLMLFSGRGFPELAKEIGEVLGVAPTPSDSYEFANGEIFVRFKESVRGSDAFVVQSVTHGVNRWVMETLIMVDALKRGSAKRITVVLPFYPYARQDKKHRGREPISARLVADLLKTAGANRILTVDLHTAQIQGFFDGPVDHLFAMDILAEYVERQYAGRPMTVVAPDSGRVRVAERWTDRLGGCPLAFIHKTRDPLKPNQVVANRVVGDVEDRVCLVVDDMIDTGGTIRKAADILYDSGASDVIVASTHALLSDPAIERLKNSRISEVIVTNTLPLPPEKQLDKITVLSIAPLLARAIREVFDDGSVTTLFGGLS
- the glmU gene encoding bifunctional UDP-N-acetylglucosamine diphosphorylase/glucosamine-1-phosphate N-acetyltransferase GlmU; translated protein: MSQPRVRTIVVLAAGEGKRMKSALPKVLHPLLGRTLLGHVLAAAAPLAADRTLVVVGHGAEQVTAHLAELAPDASPVLQAEQRGTGHAVRMALDAAPDQTGTVIVINGDAPLLRPETVAALVEAHEAAGAAATVLAAEVADPTGLGRIVRDEAGRLEQIVEERDATPAQRALREINAGIYAFDVSRLRDTLGKLSTDNDQGEEYLTDVFGLLVATGEPVVVHVAPDATETLGCNDRVELAGLRTLLRDRVNTGWMRAGVTLLDPATTWIDVTVTLERDAVVDQNTQLRGATTVAAGAVVGPDVTLIDTSVGPDATVLRSHAVSAEIGPRASVGPYAYLRPAARLAEQAKVGTFVEVKNSEVGAGAKVPHLSYVGDATIGARANIGAATIFVNYDGVAKHRTTVGEAAFVGCDTTLMAPVEVGPGAYVAAGSAIDKDVPAGALGVARGRQRNIEGWVARRRAGTRSAEAAERAQERVAGGRVGAAEDAPSGVGGASQGEATHVTTDAGGVGPAKGDTATE
- a CDS encoding helix-turn-helix domain-containing protein, giving the protein MTDELAAEARRLRTVEGLSVGQIRARLGIGKDRLYELLRGVPAPDWTRRPNAKDEVRARALRLREEGWSVTEIATELDVAKSTAYQWVKHLPLDPDSPRARRRQAHSRRMTDARWAEHRRERDERQAAVHAAEVDRLGRLSERELLLIGAAIYWCEGSKSKPWRRNDRLTFTNSDPGLLALFLRFLDACGVDRRTPSYRLSIHESADVEAATSWWIEVLGLPVDRVRAPTLKRHRPTTNRRNTDELYRGCLVIDVPGSRELYWRIEGVNRALAAEALKRFGQGSAEALG
- a CDS encoding acyl-CoA desaturase, whose product is MSTTLTEPPAATADRGPKPLTEGKQPVAILIALWSFVIVPFLALIAAVPVAWGGWLTWTDLAIGGVWYVVSGLGITVGFHRYFTHGSFKAKRWLRVTLAVAGSFAVQGNITQWVADHRRHHAFSDVEGDPHSPWRFGESVWGLTKGLFFAHMGWLFHRELSNRARFAPDLLADKDIDRVDRLFPLLVSISLLTPAAIGGLVTWSWQGALTAFFWAGLVRIGLLHHVTWSINSVCHVYGERPFEVRQGDKASNFWPLAILSFGESWHNLHHADPTSARHGVLRGQVDISARVIWAFEKAGAAFDVRWPKPERIAAKLVKPAVPQ
- a CDS encoding TetR/AcrR family transcriptional regulator, translating into MTESPSTSGGNGRGRPPTAPAKPNSRVRMSAAQRREQLISIGRQIFAERGFDATSIEEVASRAKVSKPVVYEHFGGKEGLYAVVVDREVRALLDRVAAALTAGHPRELLEQAALALLGYIEEETSGFRVLVRESPVMSATGNFSSVLNDVAHQVEHILGAEFKSRGYDPKLAELYAQALVGMVALTGRWWLEVRKPRKETVAAHLVNLAWHGLSHLEAKPTLLTRRGR
- a CDS encoding DUF4383 domain-containing protein gives rise to the protein MAHIPINHPARPLYRVLSGLVGLYILIFGIFGLVETAGNSLFGRDDVYALGLRTNLAFSLVSVLFGIVILIGASQRGNLGHFMNLTAGVVFLVVGLVMLTVLQTEANILNFSVATVVVSMIFGLVTLATGLYDKVGPPARAEAEREYRRTASTDPAG